In Sphingopyxis sp. 113P3, one DNA window encodes the following:
- a CDS encoding glycosyltransferase family 4 protein — translation MTPREHPVRILHLHSSFSLGGKEARAVRLMNLMEDRAQHAILSAMPDALGARDAIAPGIKVDFPQDAPPLYGKPSLARYRDLTAYMQRFDLVLSYNWGAMDGVMAHRVFAPFRPLPPLIHHEDGFNEDESVTRNWKRNLFRRLALPAAESLVVPSALLEKIAAAEWNMGPRTRLIRNGIEVSAYAKGPDLPIPGLERRAGEVVIGTVAGLRKVKDLPRLVRAVATLPPHVRLVIVGEGPERAAIAAEAMACGMQDRLVMPGFMSEPARWIGHFDLLALSSLSEQAPIAVIEAMAAGLPVVSPDVGDVAAMVAEENRPFIPGDDAAFRAALLRLAEDGALRAALGTANRRAAAERFDESMMVDSYEKLYARPLEGYGPFSGRWMGID, via the coding sequence GTGACCCCTCGCGAGCATCCGGTCCGCATCCTGCACCTCCATTCGAGCTTCTCGCTCGGCGGCAAGGAAGCGCGCGCGGTCCGTCTGATGAACCTGATGGAGGATCGCGCGCAGCATGCGATCCTCTCGGCAATGCCCGACGCGCTCGGCGCGCGCGATGCGATCGCGCCCGGTATAAAGGTGGATTTTCCGCAGGACGCGCCGCCACTTTACGGTAAGCCGTCGCTCGCCCGCTATCGCGATCTGACCGCCTATATGCAGCGCTTCGACCTCGTCCTCAGTTATAATTGGGGCGCAATGGACGGAGTGATGGCGCACCGTGTCTTCGCGCCATTCAGGCCCTTGCCCCCGCTCATCCACCATGAGGACGGGTTCAACGAGGATGAAAGCGTGACGCGCAACTGGAAGCGCAATTTGTTTCGCCGCCTCGCGCTCCCCGCCGCCGAGTCGCTCGTCGTGCCCTCCGCGTTGCTCGAGAAGATCGCCGCCGCCGAATGGAACATGGGCCCGCGCACGCGACTGATCCGCAACGGCATCGAAGTTTCGGCCTATGCGAAGGGGCCTGACCTGCCGATACCGGGCCTTGAGCGCCGCGCGGGCGAGGTCGTGATCGGCACCGTCGCCGGCCTGCGCAAGGTCAAGGATTTGCCGCGGCTCGTTCGCGCGGTGGCAACGCTGCCGCCGCATGTCCGGCTGGTGATCGTCGGGGAGGGACCCGAGCGCGCGGCGATTGCCGCTGAAGCGATGGCCTGCGGCATGCAGGATCGGCTCGTCATGCCCGGCTTCATGTCCGAGCCAGCGCGGTGGATCGGCCATTTCGACCTGCTTGCCCTCTCGTCGCTGAGCGAACAGGCGCCGATTGCAGTGATCGAAGCCATGGCGGCGGGCCTTCCGGTGGTCAGCCCCGATGTCGGCGACGTCGCAGCGATGGTGGCGGAAGAAAACCGGCCGTTCATCCCGGGCGATGATGCGGCGTTTCGCGCCGCATTGCTGAGGCTGGCAGAAGATGGAGCGCTTCGCGCGGCCCTTGGCACGGCGAACCGGCGCGCGGCCGCGGAACGCTTCGACGAATCAATGATGGTCGATTCCTATGAAAAGCTCTATGCTCGCCCGCTCGAAGGCTATGGTCCATTCAGCGGACGCTGGATGGGGATCGATTGA
- a CDS encoding NAD(P)H-dependent flavin oxidoreductase produces the protein MFKGLKPILYGGREVWPLVEGGKGVSATNHRSSGAWAAAGGIGTVSAVNADSYDAEGKIIPQIYRALTRRDRHDELVSYAIDGAVEQVKRAYDIASGKGAININVLWEMGGAQRVLEGVLEKTKGLVTGVTCGAGMPYKLSEIAARHNVHYLPIISSARAFRALWKRAYHKVADLMAAVVYEDPWLAGGHNGLSNAEDPLVPEDPYPRVKALRDTMRAEGIADDVPIVMAGGVWYLRDWEHWIDNPELGQIAFQYGTRPLLTEESPIPQAWKDRLRTLDEGDVLLHRFSPTGFYSSAVRNPFLRDLEARSERQIPYSKQEAGDHIVQLDVGVKGKNFWVTPHDRARARDWVAEGYSEALKTPDNTVVFVTEDDKAMIRKDQADCMGCLSHCGFSSWKDHDDYSTGYLADPRSFCIQKTLQDIAHGGDTEQNLMFAGHAAFNFKTDPFYSNNFTPTVKQLVDRILTGD, from the coding sequence GTGTTCAAAGGTTTGAAGCCCATCCTTTACGGCGGACGCGAAGTCTGGCCGCTGGTCGAGGGTGGCAAGGGTGTGTCGGCGACGAACCACAGGTCGAGCGGCGCTTGGGCCGCGGCAGGTGGCATCGGTACCGTGTCCGCGGTCAACGCCGACAGCTATGACGCCGAGGGCAAGATCATCCCGCAGATCTATCGCGCCCTGACGCGGCGCGATCGGCACGACGAACTCGTGAGCTATGCGATCGACGGCGCAGTCGAGCAGGTGAAGCGCGCCTATGACATTGCAAGCGGCAAAGGCGCCATCAACATCAACGTGCTTTGGGAAATGGGCGGCGCGCAGCGGGTGCTCGAAGGTGTGCTCGAAAAGACGAAGGGGCTCGTCACCGGCGTCACCTGCGGCGCGGGTATGCCGTATAAATTGAGCGAGATCGCAGCGCGGCACAATGTCCATTATCTGCCGATCATCTCGTCGGCGCGCGCCTTTCGCGCGCTTTGGAAGCGAGCCTATCACAAGGTCGCCGACCTGATGGCGGCGGTGGTCTACGAGGACCCCTGGCTCGCTGGCGGACATAATGGCCTCTCGAATGCTGAAGACCCGCTGGTTCCCGAGGATCCTTATCCGCGCGTCAAGGCGCTGCGCGACACGATGCGCGCCGAGGGGATTGCGGACGATGTGCCGATCGTGATGGCGGGAGGCGTCTGGTACTTGCGCGACTGGGAGCACTGGATCGACAATCCCGAGCTTGGCCAGATCGCCTTCCAATATGGAACGCGGCCGCTGCTGACCGAAGAAAGCCCGATCCCGCAGGCATGGAAAGATCGCCTCCGCACCCTCGACGAAGGCGACGTGCTGCTCCACCGTTTCTCGCCAACCGGTTTTTATTCCAGTGCGGTGCGCAATCCCTTCTTGCGCGATCTCGAGGCGCGCTCGGAACGCCAGATTCCCTATTCGAAGCAGGAGGCGGGCGACCATATCGTCCAGCTCGATGTCGGGGTGAAGGGCAAGAATTTCTGGGTCACGCCCCATGATCGCGCCCGGGCGCGGGACTGGGTGGCCGAGGGGTATAGCGAGGCTTTGAAGACCCCCGATAACACGGTGGTTTTCGTGACCGAGGATGACAAGGCGATGATCCGCAAGGATCAGGCCGACTGCATGGGCTGTCTGTCACACTGCGGCTTTTCGTCGTGGAAGGATCATGACGATTATTCGACCGGCTATCTCGCCGACCCCCGCAGCTTCTGCATCCAGAAGACCCTGCAGGACATCGCGCACGGCGGCGATACCGAACAGAATCTGATGTTCGCGGGCCACGCCGCGTTCAACTTCAAGACCGACCCCTTCTATTCGAACAACTTCACGCCCACGGTGAAGCAGCTGGTCGACCGCATCTTGACGGGGGATTGA
- a CDS encoding DUF2849 domain-containing protein, with protein MQLLTGNDLKTGAVIWWTGRGWSRHVEDAVDVGDQGEAILAAEDGARRVNGGYIITAENTPDGPRPSHIKDRIRALGPTVRPDLTLKPADPAAGDWVI; from the coding sequence ATGCAGCTTTTGACGGGTAACGACCTCAAAACGGGCGCTGTGATCTGGTGGACCGGCCGCGGCTGGTCACGCCATGTCGAGGATGCCGTCGACGTCGGCGACCAGGGCGAGGCGATCCTCGCCGCCGAGGACGGTGCTCGCCGGGTGAACGGCGGTTATATCATTACCGCCGAGAACACGCCGGACGGGCCGCGTCCTTCCCATATCAAGGACCGCATCCGCGCGCTTGGGCCAACGGTCCGCCCCGACCTGACACTGAAACCCGCCGATCCGGCGGCCGGCGACTGGGTGATCTGA
- the astD gene encoding succinylglutamate-semialdehyde dehydrogenase, translating to MSEDLLSFEPATGEELWRGPVSRVDDEVEIARRAWPAWAAQAVTFRAETLRRFADRVKAESERLADLIARETGKPLWEARTEVESVANKVDISVKAYAERTPNRRIEGAMGLRNAVRHKPHGALAVLGPYNFPAHLPNGHIVPALLAGNSVLFKPSEKTPATGAKLVELFHSAGVPKEVLRLVLGGPATGKALASHEGIDGLLFTGSARTGLALSRQFAATPGKMLALEMGGNNPIVVWDTADLRTAAILVAQSAFLSAGQRCTNARRLIVKDALADRLIEEVKSLANRLIVDHPHADPAPYMGPVIDNEAADGLTESFLILMSSGGQVIRHMTRPQAGRPFLTPGIIDVTAMAERPDIELFGPLLQVIRVESFEAAIAEANNTAFGLSAALIGGTPQLYDQFWANARAGVINWNRPTNGASSAAPFGGVGLSGNHRPSAFYAADYCAYPVASSESDALRASIGVGLRETEDGKPPLIRKGFL from the coding sequence ATGAGCGAAGACCTGCTTTCCTTCGAACCCGCGACCGGCGAAGAGCTCTGGCGCGGGCCCGTGAGCCGCGTCGACGACGAGGTCGAGATCGCCCGGCGCGCGTGGCCCGCCTGGGCAGCACAGGCCGTCACTTTTCGCGCCGAAACGCTCCGTCGCTTTGCCGACCGGGTGAAAGCAGAGTCCGAGAGGCTCGCCGACCTCATCGCGCGTGAAACAGGCAAGCCGCTGTGGGAAGCGCGCACCGAGGTTGAATCGGTCGCTAACAAGGTCGATATTTCCGTGAAGGCCTATGCCGAGCGCACCCCCAACCGCCGCATCGAGGGGGCGATGGGTCTGCGCAATGCGGTGCGCCACAAACCGCACGGCGCGCTGGCCGTGCTTGGCCCCTATAATTTCCCGGCACACCTGCCCAACGGCCATATCGTACCTGCGCTGCTCGCAGGCAATTCGGTTCTCTTCAAGCCGTCCGAGAAGACCCCGGCGACCGGCGCGAAGCTGGTGGAGCTCTTTCATAGCGCAGGCGTCCCCAAAGAGGTGCTGCGCCTCGTGCTAGGCGGTCCCGCGACGGGAAAGGCGCTCGCCTCGCACGAGGGCATCGACGGGCTACTCTTCACCGGCTCGGCCCGCACCGGGCTTGCCCTCAGCCGCCAGTTCGCCGCAACGCCGGGCAAGATGCTCGCGCTCGAGATGGGGGGCAACAATCCCATCGTGGTCTGGGACACTGCCGATCTTCGCACCGCCGCCATCCTCGTGGCCCAGTCGGCCTTTCTCAGCGCGGGACAGCGCTGCACCAATGCCCGCCGGCTGATCGTCAAGGACGCCCTGGCCGACCGGCTAATCGAAGAAGTGAAGTCGCTCGCGAATCGGTTGATCGTCGATCATCCCCACGCCGATCCCGCCCCTTATATGGGACCGGTGATCGACAATGAGGCGGCGGACGGCCTGACAGAGAGCTTCCTCATTCTGATGTCGAGCGGGGGCCAGGTCATCCGGCACATGACGCGGCCTCAGGCAGGCCGCCCCTTTCTGACGCCCGGTATCATCGACGTCACCGCCATGGCCGAGCGCCCCGATATCGAGCTGTTCGGGCCGTTGCTGCAAGTCATCCGCGTCGAGAGCTTCGAGGCCGCGATCGCCGAGGCCAACAACACGGCCTTTGGGCTTTCCGCAGCGCTGATCGGCGGGACACCTCAGCTTTACGACCAATTCTGGGCGAACGCGCGTGCGGGCGTCATCAATTGGAACCGCCCGACCAACGGAGCCTCCTCCGCCGCGCCTTTCGGTGGCGTCGGTCTCTCAGGCAATCATCGCCCCAGCGCCTTCTATGCCGCCGATTATTGCGCCTACCCGGTCGCGAGCAGCGAAAGTGACGCGCTTCGCGCCTCGATCGGGGTGGGATTGCGCGAGACGGAGGATGGCAAACCCCCGTTGATCCGCAAGGGTTTTCTGTAG
- a CDS encoding phosphoadenylyl-sulfate reductase, with protein sequence MADTSKIPFASSEVEAAHGHPRPADASAAPAARGDKGDKRHRDRIDVAPRFTQADVIRLNNLFRGQDAAETVASVLGAGLIGDTAIVSSFGAESAVLLHLVTRIAPDIPVLFLDTGKHFPETLAYRDELAARLGLNVVNLTPDAEELAKKDATELRWSYDPDGCCDIRKVKPLEEALTAYDASITGRKGFQSSTRQGLPRFELDGSSGRLKFNPLANWTREDLDAYFEAHNLPRHPLEAQGYPSIGCSPCTSKVKPGEDPRAGRWRGWDKTECGIHEAVTPLADDPANDPAF encoded by the coding sequence ATGGCTGACACCTCCAAAATTCCGTTCGCATCGAGCGAAGTCGAGGCTGCTCATGGTCACCCCCGACCGGCAGATGCCTCGGCGGCGCCCGCTGCGCGCGGCGACAAGGGGGACAAACGACATCGCGACCGGATAGACGTGGCGCCGCGCTTCACCCAAGCCGACGTCATCCGCCTCAACAATCTCTTCCGGGGTCAGGACGCAGCGGAAACGGTGGCAAGCGTGCTTGGAGCGGGGCTGATCGGCGATACAGCGATCGTCTCGAGCTTTGGGGCCGAAAGCGCGGTGCTGCTCCATCTGGTCACGCGGATCGCGCCCGATATCCCGGTCTTGTTTCTCGACACCGGCAAACATTTCCCCGAAACGCTCGCTTATCGCGATGAGCTGGCGGCGCGCCTCGGTCTCAACGTCGTCAACCTGACCCCCGATGCAGAAGAGCTCGCGAAGAAGGACGCGACCGAACTGCGCTGGTCCTACGACCCCGACGGCTGCTGCGACATACGCAAGGTCAAGCCGCTCGAAGAGGCGCTGACAGCTTACGACGCCTCCATCACCGGCCGCAAAGGATTTCAGTCGTCTACCCGCCAGGGCCTGCCCCGCTTCGAGCTCGACGGGAGCAGTGGACGGCTCAAATTCAACCCGCTCGCGAACTGGACGCGCGAGGATCTCGATGCCTATTTCGAGGCACACAACCTTCCGCGTCATCCGCTCGAGGCGCAAGGCTATCCCTCTATTGGCTGCTCGCCGTGCACGTCGAAAGTCAAGCCCGGCGAGGACCCGCGCGCGGGCCGCTGGCGCGGCTGGGACAAGACCGAATGCGGCATCCATGAGGCTGTAACCCCGCTCGCCGACGACCCCGCGAACGATCCGGCCTTCTAG
- a CDS encoding nitrite/sulfite reductase — translation MYKYDQYDQAMVDARVEEFRDQTRRRLAGEMNDDQFKPLRLKNGLYLQLHAYMLRVAIPYGTLNSRQLRKLAEIARKYDRGYGHFTTRQNLQYNWIKLEEAPDILAELATVEMHAIQTSGESIRNISADQYAGAAADEICDPRPWAELLRQATTFHPEFSYLPRKFKIAVISSPADRAALRWHDCALRIVRNDKGEEGFEVYAGGGMGRTPFIAYKIRDFCPASQIFSYIQAILRVWNHHARRDNIHKQRMKILVHDLGEEEFRRQVEEEFQHFLTLGTDFPQAEYDRIAAHFAPPPFEAGLADEIDRADPDFAIWVDQQVIAHKAPGYAIANISLKPIGGIGGDITAEQMEVVADLAERYSFDDVRATHAQNLVLPHVRKVDLYAVWEALRDARLADANLDLVTDVIACPGLDYCTLANARSIPVAQKIQQRFADLDRQRDLGELKIKISGCINACGHHHAGHIGILGVDRKGTENYQLLLGGSGAEDTTQAKITGPGFDEDGVVDAVERAIECYRSHRTEGERFLDTYRRVGFDAFKEAIYG, via the coding sequence ATGTACAAATATGACCAATATGATCAGGCGATGGTCGACGCACGCGTTGAGGAGTTTCGCGACCAGACCCGCCGCCGCCTCGCTGGCGAGATGAATGACGACCAGTTCAAGCCGCTCCGGCTCAAAAATGGTCTCTATCTGCAGCTTCACGCCTACATGCTGCGCGTCGCCATTCCCTACGGCACGCTCAATTCGCGCCAACTTCGCAAGCTTGCGGAAATCGCGCGCAAATATGACCGCGGTTATGGTCATTTCACGACGCGCCAGAACCTCCAGTACAACTGGATCAAGCTTGAAGAGGCGCCCGACATTCTTGCCGAGCTCGCGACGGTGGAGATGCACGCGATCCAGACCAGCGGCGAGAGCATCCGCAATATTTCGGCCGACCAGTATGCGGGTGCTGCCGCCGACGAGATTTGCGACCCGCGCCCATGGGCAGAGCTCTTGCGGCAGGCAACGACCTTCCACCCCGAATTCAGCTATCTGCCGCGCAAGTTCAAGATCGCGGTCATCTCCTCCCCCGCCGACCGTGCGGCGCTGCGCTGGCACGACTGTGCGCTGCGTATCGTGCGCAACGACAAGGGCGAGGAGGGCTTTGAGGTCTATGCAGGCGGCGGGATGGGGCGCACGCCCTTCATCGCCTACAAGATTCGTGATTTCTGCCCCGCGTCGCAGATTTTCTCCTATATCCAGGCGATCCTGCGCGTCTGGAACCATCACGCGCGCCGTGACAATATCCACAAGCAGCGGATGAAGATCCTTGTCCATGATCTCGGTGAGGAGGAGTTCCGCCGCCAGGTCGAGGAAGAGTTCCAGCATTTCCTGACCCTCGGCACCGACTTTCCGCAGGCCGAATATGACCGGATCGCGGCCCATTTCGCGCCGCCGCCGTTTGAAGCCGGCTTAGCTGATGAGATCGACCGAGCCGACCCCGATTTTGCGATCTGGGTCGATCAGCAGGTGATCGCGCACAAGGCGCCGGGATATGCGATCGCGAATATCAGCCTGAAGCCGATCGGGGGCATCGGCGGCGACATCACCGCCGAACAGATGGAGGTCGTCGCCGACCTCGCCGAGCGGTACAGTTTTGACGATGTCCGCGCGACGCATGCGCAAAATCTTGTCCTGCCGCACGTCCGCAAGGTTGATCTTTACGCGGTTTGGGAAGCGCTGCGCGATGCAAGGCTCGCGGACGCGAACCTCGACCTTGTGACCGACGTTATCGCCTGCCCCGGGCTCGATTATTGCACCCTTGCCAACGCACGATCGATTCCGGTCGCGCAGAAGATCCAGCAGCGGTTCGCCGACCTCGACCGCCAGCGTGACCTCGGCGAGCTCAAGATCAAGATCTCGGGCTGCATCAACGCCTGCGGTCACCACCATGCGGGGCACATCGGCATTCTCGGCGTCGATCGCAAAGGCACCGAGAATTACCAGCTGCTGCTCGGCGGGTCGGGCGCCGAGGATACAACGCAGGCCAAGATCACCGGACCCGGCTTCGACGAGGACGGTGTGGTCGATGCGGTCGAGCGCGCGATCGAATGCTACCGCAGCCATCGCACCGAGGGCGAACGTTTCCTCGACACCTATCGTCGCGTCGGCTTCGACGCCTTCAAGGAGGCTATTTATGGCTGA
- the cobA gene encoding uroporphyrinogen-III C-methyltransferase yields MEKTPLHAGKLWLVGAGPGDPDLLTLRAARLLGSADLVVHDGLVSDEVLALIPPKVERISVAKQRSRHTMRQDKINDLLVREARAGKQVVRLKGGDPFIFGRGGEELDAAREAGIDCEVVPGITAAAGCAAQAGLPLTHRADASAVSFVAGQCKDLTDQDWSGLAGHGRTLVIYMGLATASAIADKLIADGVSPGLPVAVIERGTTAEARVLRTLLTDLGDLVEREAVKSPALIIVGKVAARADALDCLGAAGFTTSTRDFSCSF; encoded by the coding sequence ATGGAAAAGACTCCTCTTCATGCAGGCAAGTTGTGGCTCGTCGGCGCCGGCCCCGGCGATCCCGACCTGTTGACGCTGCGCGCCGCGCGGCTGCTCGGCAGCGCCGATCTGGTCGTTCATGACGGCCTCGTCAGCGATGAGGTGCTCGCCTTGATCCCGCCGAAAGTGGAACGGATCAGCGTCGCTAAACAGCGCAGCCGTCACACGATGCGGCAGGACAAGATCAACGATCTGCTCGTACGCGAGGCGCGCGCCGGCAAACAGGTGGTTCGCCTGAAGGGCGGCGACCCCTTCATTTTCGGGCGCGGGGGCGAGGAACTTGACGCGGCGCGCGAAGCGGGCATCGATTGCGAGGTCGTCCCTGGCATCACCGCGGCGGCGGGATGCGCCGCCCAGGCGGGCCTCCCACTCACCCACCGCGCCGACGCGAGCGCCGTGAGCTTCGTTGCGGGGCAGTGCAAGGATCTGACGGACCAGGACTGGTCAGGGCTCGCCGGGCACGGCCGCACGCTTGTCATTTACATGGGGCTCGCCACGGCATCGGCGATCGCCGACAAGCTGATCGCCGACGGGGTCTCGCCTGGACTGCCGGTTGCGGTGATCGAGCGCGGCACGACGGCGGAGGCACGCGTGCTTCGCACGCTGCTGACCGACCTTGGCGACCTTGTGGAACGCGAAGCGGTCAAGAGCCCTGCGCTCATCATCGTGGGCAAGGTCGCAGCGCGCGCCGATGCGCTCGACTGCCTCGGCGCCGCGGGCTTCACGACTTCAACGAGGGATTTTTCATGCAGCTTTTGA
- a CDS encoding replicative DNA helicase, whose translation MPELALIPAPASSGDDRQLPRNVEAEAAFLGAILIDNRVVEDLPVQLTPAHFFEPLHGRIFAQAMALIERNSIATPVTLKPFFEHDEAMKAVGGVGYLAQLTGSGAGLIGARDFARQIYDLALLRELVDVGRTLVDSALDTSESVDPQAQIEEAETALYRVAGGEAEMGSVKSFSAASLTALQAAERALNSGGHLSGITTGISSMNAKIGGMHNSDLMILAGRPGMGKTSLATNIAYNAAERYRRDEEDGIPPEKNMGAKVAFFSLEMSADQLATRVLAEQSGVSGEALRMGKISKDQFQQLSRAAQQLQTLPLYIDDTPGLTIAGLRTRARRLQRRHGIGFIVVDYLQLLQGSSRSGDNRVQEISEISRGLKTLAKELNVPVMALSQLSRQVESREDKRPQLSDLRESGSIEQDADMVLFVFREDYYVAAREPKRPVEGDDVKIHAAHEEWAAEMERVFGLAEVIVAKSRHGSTGKIRLHFDAKTTKFSDLADESQAYADYE comes from the coding sequence ATGCCCGAGCTTGCCCTTATTCCCGCCCCGGCTTCGTCCGGGGACGACCGTCAATTGCCGCGCAATGTCGAGGCCGAGGCGGCTTTTCTGGGTGCGATTCTGATCGACAATCGAGTCGTCGAGGATCTGCCCGTCCAGCTTACTCCTGCGCATTTCTTCGAACCGCTCCATGGCCGCATCTTCGCCCAGGCGATGGCGCTGATCGAGCGCAACAGCATTGCCACGCCCGTTACGCTCAAACCCTTCTTCGAACATGACGAGGCGATGAAGGCGGTGGGCGGGGTCGGCTATCTCGCGCAGCTCACCGGGAGCGGGGCGGGGTTGATCGGGGCGCGCGACTTTGCACGGCAGATCTACGACCTTGCGCTGCTGCGCGAACTGGTCGATGTGGGCCGCACGCTGGTCGACAGCGCGCTCGACACCAGCGAAAGCGTCGATCCGCAGGCACAGATCGAGGAGGCCGAGACCGCGCTTTATCGCGTTGCCGGCGGCGAAGCCGAGATGGGTTCGGTGAAGAGCTTCAGCGCCGCGAGCCTCACCGCCCTCCAGGCGGCCGAACGCGCGCTCAACTCCGGCGGACATTTATCGGGCATCACCACCGGCATCAGCAGCATGAACGCCAAGATCGGCGGCATGCACAACAGTGACCTGATGATATTGGCCGGTCGTCCGGGCATGGGCAAAACGTCGCTGGCGACCAATATCGCCTATAACGCTGCCGAACGCTATCGCCGCGATGAAGAAGACGGCATCCCGCCCGAGAAGAATATGGGCGCCAAGGTCGCATTCTTCAGCCTCGAAATGTCAGCCGATCAGCTTGCGACGCGCGTGCTCGCCGAGCAGTCGGGCGTTTCGGGCGAGGCATTGCGAATGGGCAAGATCAGCAAGGATCAGTTCCAGCAGCTAAGCCGCGCAGCCCAGCAGCTTCAGACCCTGCCTTTGTACATCGACGACACACCCGGCTTGACGATCGCCGGATTGCGGACCCGTGCGCGCCGGCTTCAGCGCCGGCACGGCATCGGCTTCATCGTGGTCGACTATCTTCAGCTTCTCCAAGGGTCCTCGCGGAGCGGCGACAACCGCGTGCAGGAGATTTCAGAAATCTCACGCGGTCTCAAGACCTTGGCAAAAGAACTTAATGTGCCCGTGATGGCGCTCTCGCAGCTCAGCCGTCAGGTCGAGAGCCGCGAGGACAAGCGCCCGCAGCTCTCCGACCTTCGCGAGTCCGGCTCGATCGAGCAGGACGCCGACATGGTGCTCTTCGTGTTTCGCGAGGATTATTACGTGGCAGCGCGCGAACCCAAGCGTCCGGTGGAAGGCGACGACGTCAAGATTCACGCTGCGCACGAGGAATGGGCGGCCGAGATGGAGCGCGTGTTCGGGCTTGCCGAGGTTATCGTCGCCAAATCGCGGCACGGCTCGACTGGCAAAATTCGTCTGCACTTCGACGCGAAGACGACGAAATTCAGCGACTTGGCCGACGAAAGTCAGGCCTATGCAGACTATGAGTAA
- a CDS encoding DUF934 domain-containing protein, whose translation MAEALRFRNDDPIEEPAVSLEAFLEQDSASAVRIEAGDDPRRLIPHLSRVKLVEIGIPRFRDGRCFTSARILREAGYEGEIRAEGDVLVDLVFFMRRCGFDSFAPQAGLNRADVDAALSRYPHVYQHAADGAVPIWKLRHG comes from the coding sequence ATGGCTGAGGCTCTGCGTTTCCGAAACGACGACCCGATCGAAGAACCCGCGGTCTCGCTCGAAGCTTTCCTCGAGCAGGATAGCGCAAGCGCGGTGCGGATCGAGGCGGGCGACGATCCGCGCCGCCTGATTCCCCATCTTTCGAGGGTGAAACTGGTTGAGATCGGCATCCCGCGGTTCCGCGATGGCCGCTGCTTTACCTCGGCACGCATTTTGCGCGAGGCGGGCTATGAGGGCGAAATCCGTGCCGAGGGCGACGTGCTCGTCGACCTCGTCTTCTTCATGCGCCGCTGCGGTTTTGACAGCTTTGCCCCGCAGGCGGGGCTGAACCGCGCCGATGTCGACGCCGCGCTCAGCCGTTATCCGCACGTCTATCAGCACGCCGCCGACGGCGCTGTGCCGATCTGGAAGCTCCGGCATGGCTGA
- a CDS encoding alpha/beta fold hydrolase gives MAADGVRLHARVYAGPGEAAAVPPVICMPGLARNARDFEALAPHVAKTRKTIVVEFRGRGESAYAKDPMTYVPASYVEDVTRLLDDLRIGRFAAIGTSLGGLVSMLMAASMPGRLVGAVLNDVGPELEAKGLERIRDYIGAGGSQPTWIHAARAFAELNAAVYPHYGLHDWLRLTKRTHRLTPEGRIVTDYDKQIAAPLRLPPPEQPVDLWPAYRALGDIPVLILRGALSDILAKRAADKMARTLPRAQLVEVPGVGHAPTLDEPAAVAAIDTWLANLPAS, from the coding sequence ATGGCCGCCGATGGCGTTCGGCTGCACGCTCGCGTCTACGCCGGGCCGGGAGAGGCTGCGGCCGTGCCGCCCGTCATCTGCATGCCCGGGCTTGCCCGCAACGCCCGCGATTTCGAGGCGCTCGCTCCGCATGTCGCAAAGACGCGCAAAACCATCGTTGTCGAGTTCCGCGGCCGTGGCGAAAGCGCCTATGCCAAGGATCCGATGACTTATGTCCCGGCAAGCTATGTCGAGGACGTTACGCGGCTCCTGGATGACCTGCGGATTGGCCGGTTCGCTGCAATCGGCACGTCGCTCGGCGGGCTCGTGTCGATGCTGATGGCAGCGAGCATGCCGGGGCGTCTCGTCGGCGCGGTCCTCAATGACGTCGGCCCCGAGCTCGAAGCGAAAGGGCTCGAACGCATCCGGGACTATATCGGGGCCGGGGGTAGCCAGCCGACCTGGATCCATGCGGCGCGCGCTTTTGCCGAACTCAACGCCGCCGTCTATCCTCACTATGGCCTTCACGACTGGCTGCGCCTCACCAAACGCACCCACCGGCTCACGCCCGAAGGGCGCATCGTCACCGATTATGACAAGCAGATTGCAGCCCCGCTGCGTTTGCCCCCGCCCGAGCAGCCGGTCGACTTGTGGCCGGCTTACCGCGCGCTCGGCGACATTCCGGTGCTGATACTGCGCGGCGCGCTCTCGGACATTCTGGCGAAGCGGGCGGCCGACAAGATGGCCAGGACGTTGCCGCGTGCGCAGCTCGTCGAGGTGCCCGGGGTCGGGCATGCGCCGACGCTGGACGAACCCGCCGCCGTCGCCGCGATCGATACCTGGCTCGCTAACCTGCCTGCATCGTGA